The following proteins come from a genomic window of Tepidiforma thermophila:
- the acs gene encoding acetate--CoA ligase has product MADVGLPVDEVYEPPARVRDGALVADMETYREMYRRSVEDRDAFWREMAERFLTFSKPFDRVVEEDLRTGTIAWFIGGKLNASVQCIDRHLAARGDKTAILWEGDEPGTNRRVTYRELSEMVNRLANALRRRGVRKGERVAIYMGMVPELAAAMLACARVGAIHSVIFGGFSPRSIRDRVDDSRCKAIITQDEGRRGGRAVPLKANVDEALAEPGHSVEFCIVYRHTGTPVNMVAGRDEWWHDAVANESTDCPPEEMDSEDPLFILYTSGSTGKPKGVLHTHAGYLVHVMCSHKYVFDIREDDIYCCAADVGWITGHSYIVYGPLGNGSTTVMFESIPTYPDAGRYWDMVDRLGITVFYTAPTAIRAIAREGNDFVKKYRRTSLRVLGTVGEPINPEAWRWYFNVVGEGRCSIVDTYWQTETGGHMITGLAGATPMKPGSGSLPFFGVQPCVVDEEGRELEGNGVTGRLCMKASWPGMMRTVYGDHDRFVQTYLTAYPGKYFTGDGCHRDKDGYYWITGRVDDVLNVSGHRLGTAEIEGALVGHPAVAEAAVVGYPHDIKGTGIYAYVMLKAGYTASDELAKELRDAVRREISAIATPDKIQFVEGLPKTRSGKIMRRILRKIAEGEPENVGDVTTLADPAVVREIIAGAGQAR; this is encoded by the coding sequence ATGGCCGACGTTGGACTCCCCGTCGACGAGGTGTACGAGCCGCCGGCCCGCGTCCGCGATGGAGCGCTGGTGGCCGACATGGAGACCTACCGCGAGATGTACCGCCGGAGTGTCGAGGACCGGGACGCGTTCTGGCGGGAGATGGCCGAGCGCTTCCTCACGTTCTCGAAGCCCTTTGACCGCGTCGTGGAAGAGGACCTCCGCACGGGAACGATCGCCTGGTTCATCGGCGGCAAGCTGAACGCCTCGGTGCAGTGCATCGACCGGCACCTGGCGGCACGCGGCGACAAGACGGCCATCCTCTGGGAAGGCGACGAGCCGGGTACCAATCGCCGGGTGACCTACCGGGAACTCTCGGAGATGGTCAATCGACTGGCAAACGCGCTTCGCCGCCGCGGTGTGCGAAAGGGCGAACGGGTTGCGATTTACATGGGCATGGTGCCGGAACTGGCGGCGGCGATGCTCGCGTGCGCCCGGGTCGGCGCCATCCACTCCGTCATCTTCGGCGGCTTCTCCCCGAGGTCGATTCGCGACCGGGTGGACGATTCACGCTGCAAGGCGATCATCACCCAGGACGAGGGGCGGCGCGGCGGGCGCGCGGTGCCGCTCAAAGCGAACGTCGACGAGGCGCTCGCCGAGCCCGGCCATTCGGTGGAGTTCTGCATCGTGTACCGCCACACGGGCACGCCGGTGAACATGGTGGCCGGCCGCGACGAATGGTGGCATGACGCGGTGGCCAACGAGTCAACTGATTGCCCGCCGGAGGAGATGGATAGTGAAGACCCGCTGTTCATCCTCTATACGTCGGGGTCTACCGGGAAGCCGAAAGGCGTCCTCCACACCCACGCTGGTTACCTCGTGCACGTGATGTGCAGCCATAAGTACGTCTTCGATATCCGCGAGGACGACATCTACTGCTGCGCGGCGGACGTCGGATGGATCACCGGGCACAGCTACATCGTCTATGGACCGCTCGGCAATGGGTCCACGACGGTGATGTTCGAATCGATCCCGACCTACCCCGACGCGGGACGGTACTGGGACATGGTGGACCGCCTCGGGATAACCGTGTTCTACACCGCGCCGACGGCGATCCGCGCCATCGCGCGGGAGGGCAATGACTTCGTAAAGAAGTATCGGCGCACGTCGCTGCGCGTCCTGGGCACGGTCGGGGAGCCGATCAACCCCGAGGCCTGGCGCTGGTACTTCAATGTGGTGGGCGAAGGCCGCTGTTCCATCGTTGACACCTACTGGCAGACGGAGACGGGCGGCCACATGATCACCGGGCTCGCCGGGGCGACACCGATGAAGCCGGGCTCGGGCTCGCTGCCCTTCTTCGGCGTCCAGCCGTGTGTGGTCGACGAGGAAGGGCGCGAACTCGAGGGCAACGGGGTGACGGGCCGACTTTGCATGAAGGCGTCGTGGCCGGGGATGATGCGCACCGTCTACGGCGACCACGACCGGTTCGTCCAAACCTACCTGACGGCCTACCCCGGGAAGTACTTCACGGGCGACGGGTGTCACCGCGACAAGGATGGGTACTACTGGATTACGGGGCGCGTCGACGACGTCCTGAACGTCTCGGGGCACCGCCTCGGCACGGCCGAGATCGAGGGTGCGCTCGTCGGGCACCCGGCCGTCGCGGAGGCCGCCGTCGTGGGCTACCCGCACGACATCAAGGGCACCGGTATCTACGCCTACGTGATGCTGAAGGCCGGGTACACGGCTTCGGACGAACTGGCGAAGGAGCTGCGCGACGCCGTCCGCCGGGAGATCAGCGCCATCGCCACTCCCGACAAGATCCAGTTCGTTGAGGGGCTGCCGAAGACGCGCTCGGGCAAGATCATGCGCCGCATCCTGCGCAAGATTGCCGAAGGCGAGCCGGAGAACGTCGGCGATGTCACGACGCTTGCGGACCCGGCGGTCGTGCGGGAGATTATTGCCGGCGCGGGCCAGGCGCGGTAG
- a CDS encoding matrixin family metalloprotease: protein MRQTTPPLETPVPPRRMRSTALTVGLVAAFTLAVVLAAGQVREGIPGTAPAAAGLYTTVHVLTWAGDDDLSPPPPDSSAAFRLNPNRWASSALPVAVWYNPTGAPQGIPVEDLLRNAVDQWSNIPGSAFAFSYSGTTSGGSGACDVGNRQLDGRNTVTFVTSLPTGTLGITCTVWSGGPNGNLVEFDIQLNANVDWGQSDSLGPGQFDLASTILHELGHGAGLGHPCTGSSSCTDAERQAVMYPSLRAREQRNVLKEDDKAAMAAAYPGPPPEGSGAVGPFRAVLPSVGRD, encoded by the coding sequence ATGAGGCAGACGACTCCGCCCCTCGAGACCCCGGTACCGCCCAGGCGGATGCGCTCGACGGCGCTCACAGTGGGGCTTGTTGCAGCCTTCACGCTCGCCGTCGTCCTTGCCGCCGGCCAGGTCCGCGAAGGGATTCCGGGGACGGCGCCTGCCGCAGCGGGACTGTACACGACGGTACACGTGCTGACCTGGGCCGGCGATGACGACCTTTCGCCACCTCCACCGGACAGCTCAGCGGCGTTCAGGCTGAATCCGAATCGCTGGGCGTCGTCGGCGTTGCCGGTCGCGGTGTGGTACAACCCCACAGGCGCCCCGCAAGGCATCCCGGTGGAGGATTTACTCCGAAATGCGGTGGACCAGTGGTCGAACATCCCTGGCTCGGCATTCGCATTCTCCTACTCGGGCACGACCTCAGGCGGGTCTGGGGCATGCGATGTGGGCAACCGCCAGCTCGACGGGCGGAACACGGTCACTTTCGTGACCTCCCTGCCAACGGGCACGCTCGGCATCACCTGCACGGTCTGGTCGGGCGGGCCGAACGGCAATCTCGTCGAATTCGACATTCAGCTCAACGCGAACGTCGACTGGGGGCAGAGCGACAGCCTGGGGCCGGGGCAATTCGACCTCGCGTCGACGATCCTGCACGAGCTGGGGCACGGCGCGGGCCTCGGCCACCCCTGCACCGGCAGCAGCAGCTGCACCGATGCTGAGCGACAGGCGGTGATGTACCCGTCGCTCAGGGCGCGTGAGCAGCGGAATGTGCTGAAAGAGGACGACAAAGCAGCAATGGCTGCGGCCTACCCGGGTCCGCCGCCCGAAGGGAGCGGAGCAGTCGGACCGTTCCGGGCCGTGCTCCCCAGCGTGGGCCGCGACTGA
- a CDS encoding murein hydrolase activator EnvC family protein, producing MGEGTYRPAANPPKPDIREYLIAGGKRFALPLTAHAGVEDYFGTDRGNGLRHAGVDFSLVGLKNITVQSACEGEVVSTGSDERYGTHVVVDCGGGFTTVYGWLQGLRVAKGNLVSKSTVIGIGEPGGFLHFEIRYQGHPVDPADFVQIPGREVIPWTPTPTPTPKPEETPTPEPTATSTPRSAPPESGGTPGGGPSEPTPTAPAPPTATPTPEPPTPTPTITPTPTRTPTPTRTPVPPKATPTPLPRAY from the coding sequence ATGGGAGAAGGTACCTACCGGCCCGCCGCCAACCCGCCAAAACCCGACATCCGGGAGTATCTGATCGCCGGCGGGAAGCGGTTCGCGCTTCCCCTGACCGCCCATGCGGGCGTGGAGGACTACTTTGGCACCGACCGGGGCAACGGCCTCCGCCACGCCGGGGTCGACTTTTCCCTCGTCGGCCTGAAGAACATCACGGTCCAGTCGGCGTGCGAAGGTGAGGTGGTCTCGACAGGGAGCGATGAGCGGTACGGGACCCACGTTGTGGTCGACTGCGGCGGCGGGTTCACAACGGTCTATGGATGGCTGCAGGGTCTTCGGGTGGCGAAGGGAAACCTGGTCAGCAAGTCGACCGTCATCGGCATCGGTGAACCCGGCGGCTTCCTGCACTTCGAAATCCGCTACCAGGGCCATCCCGTTGACCCGGCCGACTTCGTGCAGATCCCGGGCCGGGAAGTCATCCCGTGGACACCCACGCCCACACCGACCCCAAAGCCAGAGGAGACGCCAACTCCCGAGCCGACGGCCACGAGCACGCCCAGGAGCGCACCTCCTGAGTCGGGAGGCACCCCTGGCGGCGGCCCGTCGGAGCCGACCCCGACAGCGCCCGCGCCCCCGACGGCAACCCCGACGCCGGAGCCGCCGACCCCGACGCCCACCATCACCCCGACGCCGACCCGGACGCCCACACCGACGCGAACGCCAGTGCCGCCAAAGGCCACGCCGACGCCCTTGCCGCGGGCCTACTGA
- a CDS encoding DUF402 domain-containing protein, which produces MNRFEPGAVVALRYITRADSTVGMSWPARVVADTDALVALWIPAGAEYRAWHRPPGEPRRLVPTRWRRETLRLMFPGAAHSVWCSWEDPGRRFRMYYVNFEEPFRRTAIGFDTNDHALDIVVWPDFRWEWKDLDEFEALVASGVFTPDFARAVRAEAGGVITAIERRAAPFDGGWVGWQPPAEWTVPELPAGWDTVPPAPWERRLWAYRPDRGR; this is translated from the coding sequence GTGAACCGATTCGAGCCGGGAGCCGTCGTCGCACTCCGGTATATCACCCGCGCTGACAGCACCGTTGGCATGAGCTGGCCGGCACGGGTCGTCGCCGATACTGACGCGCTGGTGGCGCTCTGGATTCCTGCCGGCGCTGAATATCGAGCCTGGCACCGGCCGCCGGGCGAGCCCCGCCGGCTCGTCCCCACGCGCTGGCGGCGGGAGACGCTGCGGCTGATGTTCCCCGGGGCTGCCCATTCCGTCTGGTGCTCCTGGGAAGACCCCGGCCGCCGGTTCCGGATGTACTACGTCAACTTCGAAGAGCCGTTCCGGCGGACGGCGATCGGGTTCGACACCAACGACCATGCGCTTGACATCGTCGTTTGGCCGGACTTCCGCTGGGAGTGGAAAGACCTCGATGAGTTCGAGGCACTCGTTGCATCGGGTGTCTTCACACCTGACTTCGCCCGGGCGGTTCGCGCCGAGGCGGGCGGGGTCATCACGGCGATTGAGCGGCGGGCAGCCCCGTTTGATGGCGGTTGGGTCGGCTGGCAGCCGCCCGCGGAGTGGACTGTTCCCGAACTCCCGGCCGGGTGGGACACCGTGCCGCCGGCGCCATGGGAGCGCAGGCTGTGGGCCTACCGGCCCGACCGAGGCCGTTGA
- a CDS encoding TIGR01906 family membrane protein: MVRTVQVLAAAAYTAALPLLIVTAPVRWLASDVAVYERGFRAHDSAARTELPLAELDRAARDIIDYFENDARDLRIVVTVNGVEEALFNDREVAHMRDVKQLLRALYRVNEVALVVVLGYIALAVVWAGERSVRGLAKLSLGGLAAGSVVVGSIAVFALTGFDQAWTTFHEIAFRNDLWRLDPDTDRLIQMFPEPFWQETTYLAGGVMAVEALAVLALCAGYLARTRGEGRSVR, from the coding sequence ATGGTGCGAACGGTCCAGGTCCTCGCGGCGGCAGCGTACACGGCCGCGCTGCCATTGCTGATCGTGACCGCGCCGGTGCGATGGCTGGCGAGCGACGTTGCGGTCTACGAGCGCGGCTTCCGGGCGCACGACTCGGCCGCGCGCACCGAACTGCCACTGGCTGAACTCGACCGGGCAGCCCGCGACATCATCGATTACTTCGAGAACGACGCGCGCGACTTGCGGATTGTCGTGACCGTCAACGGCGTGGAGGAAGCGCTGTTCAACGACCGCGAAGTCGCCCACATGCGCGACGTCAAGCAGCTGCTGCGCGCGCTCTACCGAGTTAACGAGGTCGCGCTTGTCGTGGTTCTCGGGTACATCGCGCTGGCCGTCGTCTGGGCGGGCGAGCGGTCGGTGCGCGGCCTGGCGAAGCTGTCGCTCGGTGGGCTGGCAGCAGGTTCGGTCGTCGTCGGAAGCATTGCGGTGTTCGCGCTCACCGGTTTCGACCAGGCCTGGACCACCTTCCACGAGATTGCATTCCGCAACGACCTCTGGCGGCTCGACCCGGACACGGACCGCCTCATCCAGATGTTCCCGGAACCGTTTTGGCAGGAGACGACCTACCTTGCGGGCGGCGTCATGGCAGTAGAGGCGCTGGCCGTCCTGGCGCTGTGCGCCGGCTACCTTGCCAGGACCCGGGGCGAAGGCAGGTCAGTTCGCTGA
- a CDS encoding LLM class flavin-dependent oxidoreductase: MTYRPARMRFGIFLAPFHRLGENPTVALQRDLELIDHLDRLDYDEAWFGEHHSAGWELIASPELMIAASAQRTKHIKLGTGVSSLPYHHPFMLADRMVQLDHMTRGRAMFGVGPGALTSDAYMLGIDPMTQRARMDEALGVILRLFRGEVVTMETEWFTLREARLQLAPYTHPHMPVAVASTFSPAGPVTAGKHGVGILSVAVSQPGGLISLSKTWEMAEEAATKAGKTINRDDWRLVMPIHLAERREQAFADVAEGMMRWNKEYFENTLGRPADPSNPGDVESTVARGGAIIGTPDDAIEAIERLLELSGGFGCLLGLAHEWATWEKTLHSYELWARYVAPRFQGQYERIAASQKFVADNRATIFGPNAAAIGKAFIDAGVQLPAEMLNRMQRGNV, translated from the coding sequence ATGACCTACCGCCCCGCGCGCATGCGCTTCGGCATCTTCCTTGCACCGTTCCACCGGCTGGGCGAAAACCCGACCGTCGCGCTCCAGCGCGACCTCGAGCTCATCGACCACCTCGACCGGCTCGACTACGACGAGGCGTGGTTTGGCGAGCACCATAGCGCCGGCTGGGAACTGATCGCATCGCCCGAGCTGATGATCGCGGCCTCGGCGCAGCGGACGAAACACATCAAGCTTGGGACGGGCGTCAGCTCGCTGCCCTACCACCACCCGTTCATGCTGGCCGATAGGATGGTGCAGCTCGACCACATGACGCGCGGCCGGGCGATGTTCGGCGTTGGCCCGGGCGCGCTGACCTCCGATGCGTACATGCTCGGCATCGACCCAATGACGCAGCGGGCACGGATGGACGAGGCGCTCGGCGTCATCCTCCGGCTCTTCCGCGGCGAAGTGGTCACGATGGAGACGGAATGGTTCACGCTCCGCGAGGCTCGGCTGCAGCTTGCGCCGTACACCCATCCGCATATGCCGGTGGCGGTGGCGAGCACCTTCTCGCCTGCCGGCCCCGTAACGGCCGGCAAGCACGGCGTCGGCATCCTCAGCGTGGCGGTATCCCAGCCGGGCGGCCTCATCTCGCTCTCGAAAACCTGGGAGATGGCTGAGGAGGCAGCGACAAAGGCCGGGAAGACCATCAACCGCGACGACTGGCGCCTGGTGATGCCTATTCATCTCGCCGAGAGACGCGAACAGGCCTTTGCGGATGTCGCCGAGGGCATGATGCGCTGGAACAAGGAGTACTTTGAGAACACCCTCGGGCGGCCGGCCGACCCCTCGAACCCCGGCGATGTCGAATCGACGGTTGCGCGGGGCGGCGCCATCATTGGGACCCCTGACGATGCCATCGAAGCCATTGAGCGGCTGCTGGAACTCTCTGGCGGATTCGGCTGCCTGCTCGGCCTGGCTCACGAGTGGGCGACGTGGGAGAAGACGCTCCACAGCTACGAGCTTTGGGCGCGGTACGTGGCTCCCCGGTTCCAGGGCCAGTACGAACGGATTGCCGCGAGCCAGAAGTTCGTCGCCGACAACCGGGCGACCATCTTCGGCCCCAACGCCGCAGCAATTGGAAAGGCGTTCATCGACGCCGGCGTCCAGCTGCCTGCCGAGATGCTGAACCGGATGCAGCGCGGCAACGTCTAG
- a CDS encoding CaiB/BaiF CoA transferase family protein, which produces MSPKPLEGIRVIDLCVVWAGPFATMLLGDLGAEVIKPENPFVFQPMTRGMMARPPQILLERSIAWSGGLPRNEVGPRPWNYNPTFVSLYRNKKSFTVDLRRPEGKDILRRLVAISDVVYENNAVGTLEKLGITEEWLRDTNPRLIIVRVPAYGLTGPYKDARALGVHLEAVMGHTLLRGYDDADPSANTAIYSGDYMAGAQGAFAVMAALWYRDRTGEGQTIEIAQAENAAAMFTHAIMDYSMNRNVQSAIGNRDVHGRYPCGVYPAKSPGDATTMDDHWIAIHIENDAQWQQFVEAMGSPGWALDPRFATNEGRAAHFREIDAHIAEWTRERDDYEMMHLLQSRGIAATPVLEASRMFDDPHLRARDFFRQQTVRDAGTHEYVGPLWKFEKTPVEFYQPPVCFGEHNEYVYRELLKVSDAEYDALKAGGHIAEEYDPSVP; this is translated from the coding sequence ATGAGTCCAAAGCCGCTGGAGGGCATCCGGGTCATTGACCTGTGCGTAGTGTGGGCCGGCCCGTTCGCGACGATGCTGCTCGGCGACCTCGGCGCGGAGGTAATCAAGCCTGAGAATCCGTTCGTCTTCCAGCCGATGACCCGCGGGATGATGGCCCGGCCGCCGCAGATTCTGCTTGAGCGGTCGATTGCCTGGAGCGGCGGCCTCCCCCGCAATGAGGTGGGGCCGCGGCCGTGGAACTACAACCCGACGTTCGTCAGCCTCTACCGGAACAAGAAGAGCTTCACCGTCGACCTCCGGCGGCCCGAGGGAAAGGACATCCTTCGCCGGCTGGTCGCCATCTCCGACGTCGTTTATGAGAACAACGCCGTCGGAACGCTGGAGAAACTCGGCATCACGGAGGAGTGGCTCCGTGATACGAACCCGCGACTCATCATCGTACGGGTGCCGGCTTACGGGCTTACCGGGCCCTACAAGGACGCGCGCGCGCTCGGCGTCCACCTCGAGGCGGTGATGGGCCACACCCTCCTCCGCGGGTACGACGACGCCGACCCCTCGGCGAACACGGCCATTTACTCCGGTGACTACATGGCGGGCGCCCAGGGGGCATTCGCGGTGATGGCAGCTCTCTGGTATCGCGACCGGACGGGCGAGGGACAGACGATTGAGATCGCCCAGGCCGAGAACGCCGCCGCGATGTTCACCCACGCCATCATGGACTATTCGATGAACCGGAACGTGCAGTCGGCCATCGGGAACCGCGACGTGCACGGGCGGTACCCGTGCGGTGTCTACCCGGCAAAATCCCCCGGCGACGCGACAACCATGGACGACCACTGGATCGCCATCCACATCGAGAACGATGCCCAGTGGCAGCAGTTCGTGGAGGCGATGGGGTCGCCGGGGTGGGCGCTCGACCCGCGCTTTGCGACCAACGAGGGCCGGGCCGCGCACTTCCGCGAGATCGATGCCCACATCGCCGAGTGGACCCGCGAACGGGACGACTACGAGATGATGCACCTGCTCCAGTCCCGCGGGATCGCTGCGACGCCGGTGCTCGAAGCGTCGCGAATGTTCGACGATCCTCACTTGCGGGCGCGCGATTTCTTCCGGCAACAGACCGTCCGCGACGCGGGGACGCACGAGTACGTTGGTCCGCTCTGGAAGTTCGAAAAGACCCCGGTCGAGTTCTACCAGCCGCCGGTCTGCTTCGGCGAACACAACGAGTACGTCTACCGCGAACTGCTGAAGGTGAGCGACGCCGAGTACGACGCGCTGAAGGCCGGTGGACACATTGCCGAGGAGTACGACCCCAGCGTGCCCTGA
- a CDS encoding acyl-CoA dehydrogenase family protein produces the protein MDLGLSEEQELLKNSAREFLEKECPEEHVRAMEEDEKGYSPELWKKMAELGWHGLMIPEEYGGAGFSFLDLCILVEEFGRALVPGPFIPNQVCAAELILAGTDEQKKKYLPNIANGTAIHTYAITEPSGRWDREGVEMKATQSGSEYVLNGTKLFVPDAHVADYLHVVAWKPDGRLSTFIVPRTAEGISITVLKTIASDKQCEVVFKDVKVPAADVIDMDDKTASRLRNMATCLECAYLVGLAQRDFEISVNYAKERVQFGRPIGSFQAIQHKAADMVTDVDGMRFIMYKAAWATSENEDSQDMDTAMAKAWCSDASRRVVAHGQQIHGGIGFTKDYIIQLYFRRQKRAELFWGDGDYHRERVAQMLEI, from the coding sequence ATGGACCTTGGCCTCAGCGAAGAACAGGAACTGCTGAAGAACTCCGCCCGTGAGTTCCTCGAGAAGGAGTGCCCGGAAGAGCACGTCCGCGCAATGGAAGAGGACGAAAAGGGCTACAGCCCTGAGCTCTGGAAGAAAATGGCGGAGCTCGGCTGGCACGGCCTGATGATCCCGGAGGAGTACGGCGGCGCCGGGTTCTCCTTCCTCGACCTCTGCATCCTCGTCGAGGAGTTTGGGCGGGCGCTCGTGCCCGGGCCGTTCATCCCGAACCAGGTCTGCGCGGCTGAACTGATCCTCGCCGGGACCGACGAGCAGAAGAAGAAGTACCTCCCCAACATCGCAAACGGGACCGCGATCCACACCTACGCGATCACCGAGCCCTCCGGCCGCTGGGACCGCGAAGGCGTCGAGATGAAGGCCACGCAGAGCGGAAGCGAGTACGTGCTCAACGGCACCAAGTTGTTCGTTCCCGATGCGCACGTCGCTGACTACCTGCACGTCGTTGCCTGGAAGCCGGACGGCCGGCTCAGCACGTTCATCGTCCCACGCACGGCAGAGGGCATCAGCATCACCGTCCTCAAGACCATCGCCAGCGACAAGCAGTGCGAAGTGGTCTTCAAGGATGTGAAGGTGCCGGCCGCTGACGTCATCGACATGGACGACAAGACAGCGTCGCGGCTCCGCAACATGGCGACCTGCCTCGAGTGCGCGTATCTGGTGGGCCTCGCCCAGCGCGACTTCGAGATCTCGGTCAACTACGCGAAGGAGCGCGTCCAGTTCGGCCGCCCGATCGGCTCGTTCCAGGCCATTCAGCACAAGGCCGCAGACATGGTGACCGACGTCGACGGCATGCGGTTCATCATGTACAAGGCAGCCTGGGCGACCAGCGAAAACGAAGATTCGCAGGACATGGACACCGCCATGGCCAAGGCCTGGTGCAGCGATGCCAGCCGGCGGGTGGTCGCCCACGGCCAGCAGATTCACGGCGGCATCGGCTTCACCAAGGACTACATCATCCAGCTGTATTTCCGCCGCCAGAAGCGCGCGGAACTCTTCTGGGGCGATGGTGACTACCACCGCGAGCGCGTCGCCCAGATGCTGGAGATCTGA
- a CDS encoding FmdB family zinc ribbon protein, which produces MALYEYVCASCGTRTEKRMPMSEVLQFIPCPKCGRQAAKAFGRFVLVGLAQPGVEDGPAPWEDGGNGERAEGHSHEWGGHTHSHGHSHGHSHGHSHGPGGHSHSHSWDDVDLD; this is translated from the coding sequence ATGGCACTCTATGAATACGTCTGCGCGTCGTGCGGCACCCGGACCGAGAAGCGGATGCCGATGTCCGAAGTTCTCCAGTTCATCCCCTGCCCGAAGTGCGGCAGGCAGGCGGCGAAGGCGTTCGGGCGGTTCGTTCTCGTAGGCCTTGCACAACCGGGCGTCGAGGACGGCCCGGCCCCCTGGGAAGACGGCGGGAACGGGGAGCGAGCCGAAGGGCATTCCCACGAGTGGGGCGGTCACACTCACTCGCACGGGCACAGCCACGGGCACAGCCACGGTCACAGCCACGGACCGGGTGGCCATTCACACTCGCACAGCTGGGATGACGTCGACCTCGATTGA